The following proteins come from a genomic window of Salvia hispanica cultivar TCC Black 2014 chromosome 4, UniMelb_Shisp_WGS_1.0, whole genome shotgun sequence:
- the LOC125222474 gene encoding uncharacterized protein LOC125222474, with protein sequence MEEDKSFSEPISHSDDTNHGWQKVTAKRQRKNQNNKAAADSSKLPNGSAIAPDKNSVFKGLEKHAEDRRRKLEAQRAAAVYDDDDDNVRSRNNRRRDEDEDDLSSDADVKSNAVEVKKKEKQKKVKKPKVTVAEAAAKIDADDLVAFLSSVSESYEGQQDIQLMRFADYFGRAFSAVSAAQFPWLKLFRESPVAKIADVPVSYISEAVYKASVDWINQRSYEALGTFVVWSLDSILADFAAQQSGNKVSKKGVNATSSKSQVAIFLVLGMVLRRKPDVLINLLPTLRENSKYQGQDKLPVLIWMTVQASQIDISVGLYLWSHLILPILGGKSGSNPHTRDLVLQLVERIVAAPKARSILVNNAVRKGERLMPPVALDLLLRVTFPAPHARVKATERFEAVYPLLKDVALAGSPGSKAMKQVSLQIQSLIVKTAGEGVPALSEEASSIFIWCLRQNPDCFKQWEKIYDDNIEASVAALRKLGENWKEFSSKQSSLQVRDTLKSFMQKNEKALNGGADAKRQTSFKDADKYCKIVSGKLSSGHGCLKATFFTLTVLAVGAAVVFPNTDEWDFNKLLAEAQKSF encoded by the exons ATGGAAGAAGACAAATCATTCTCCGAGCCAATCAGCCACTCCGACGACACCAACCACGGCTGGCAGAAGGTCACCGCCAAGAGGCAGCGGAAAAATCAGAACAACAAAGCCGCCGCCGATTCCTCCAAGCTGCCTAACGGATCCGCAATCGCGCCGGATAAAAACAGCGTTTTCAAGGGCTTGGAGAAGCACGCCGAGGACCGCCGCCGGAAATTGGAGGCGCAGCGCGCCGCCGCGGTTTATGATGACGACGACGACAATGTGAGATCGAGGAATAATCGCCGACGGGATGAGGACGAAGACGATCTCAGCAGCGATGCTGATGTTAAGAGCAATGCGGTGGaggtgaagaagaaggagaagcagaagaaggtTAAGAAGCCTAAAGTTACTGTGGCCGAGGCTGCAGCTAAGATCGATGCCGATGACCTCGTCGCCTTTCTTTCTAGCGtttcg GAATCCTATGAAGGGCAGCAGGATATTCAGTTGATGAGGTTTGCAGATTACTTTGGGCGAGCATTTTCTGCCGTCAGCGCTGCGCAGTTCCCGTGGCTTAAGTTGTTCAGGGAGTCTCCCGTGGCGAAGATTGCCGAT GTCCCGGTTTCTTACATCTCTGAAGCTGTTTACAAGGCATCAGTTGACTGGATCAATCAACGTTCTTATGAGGCACTAGGAACCTTTGTGGTCTGGTCATTAGATAGCATTCTGGCAGACTTCGCTGCTCAACAATCTGGGAATAAGGTTTCAAAGAAAGGAGTGAATGCAACATCTTCAAAGTCTCAG GTTGCTATATTTTTGGTTCTAGGAATGGTATTACGCCGGAAACCCGATGTACTGATTAATCTGTTACCAACATTAAGAGAAAACTCGAAATATCAAGGGCAAGATAAGCTGCCAGTTCTAATATGGATGACAGTGCAG GCAAGCCAAATAGATATATCTGTTGGATTGTATCTGTGGTCACATCTGATTTTGCCAATACTTGGAGGCAAATCTGGATCTAATCCACATACTAGGGACTTGGTTTTGCAGTTAGTAGAAAG AATTGTAGCTGCACCTAAAGCTCGTAGCATATTAGTAAACAATGCTGTTAGAAAGGGTGAGCGCCTAATGCCACCTGTTGCTCTTGACCTGTTGTTACGTGTAACATTTCCTGCACCTCATGCCCGAGTTAAG GCTACTGAACGATTTGAGGCAGtctacccacttttaaaaGATGTTGCTCTTGCTGGTTCACCTGGAAGCAAAGCAATGAAGCAAGTGTCACTCCAGATACAATCTTTAATTGTGAAAACAGCTGGAGAAG GAGTTCCTGCACTATCCGAGGAAGCAAGTAGCATCTTTATATGGTGTTTGAGGCAGAATCCTGATTGTTTCAAGCAGTGG GAGAAGATTTATGATGATAATATAGAGGCTAGTGTTGCTGCCTTGAGGAAACTTGGTGAGAATTGGAAGGAGTTTTCTTCAAAACAATCTTCTCTTCAAGTCAGGGATACGTTGAAGAGTTTCATGCAAAAG AATGAGAAAGCCTTAAATGGCGGAGCTGATGCTAAACGCCAAACTTCATTCAAAGATGCTGATAAATACTGTAAGATAGTATCTGGAAAGCTTTCCAGTGGGCATGGCTGCTTGAAAGCTACGTTCTTTACTCTTACGGTGCTGGCTGTGGGTGCTGCCGTTGTGTTCCCAAACACTGATGAATGGGACTTCAACAAATTGCTTGCTGAAGCCCAGAAATCATTCTGA